One stretch of Candidatus Baltobacteraceae bacterium DNA includes these proteins:
- a CDS encoding ABC transporter ATP-binding protein, translating into MALLEASGLEAAYGDFKALHGVSFTIERGEIVSIVGANGAGKTTTLKSLLGIMRPSAGTIIFDGARIDGCRPADIVERGLALVPEGRNLFREMSVEENIAMGAHVPRAHNGMRERMQQMFEQFPMLAQRRRQAAGTLSGGQQQIVAIARALMSEPSVLLMDEPSLGLAPKVTLEVFGLIRLINARGIAVVLVEQNVVQALDLASRAYVISEGRTVMEGAAAEIRANEDVKRRFLGEV; encoded by the coding sequence GTGGCACTGCTTGAAGCATCGGGTCTCGAAGCGGCGTACGGCGACTTTAAGGCCTTGCACGGCGTTTCGTTCACGATCGAGCGCGGCGAGATCGTCAGCATCGTCGGTGCGAACGGGGCCGGCAAAACGACGACGCTCAAATCGCTGCTCGGGATCATGCGCCCGTCGGCCGGCACGATTATCTTCGACGGCGCTCGTATCGATGGGTGCAGGCCGGCCGATATCGTCGAGCGCGGGCTCGCGCTCGTTCCGGAAGGGCGTAATCTCTTTCGCGAGATGTCGGTCGAGGAAAATATTGCAATGGGCGCGCACGTGCCGCGCGCGCACAATGGGATGCGCGAGCGAATGCAGCAGATGTTCGAGCAGTTTCCGATGCTAGCGCAACGCCGCCGTCAAGCCGCCGGAACGCTCTCCGGCGGACAGCAGCAGATTGTCGCCATCGCCCGTGCGCTGATGTCGGAGCCGAGCGTCTTACTGATGGATGAGCCGTCGCTCGGACTCGCTCCGAAAGTGACGCTCGAAGTCTTTGGGCTCATTCGCCTGATCAATGCGCGCGGAATCGCCGTCGTGCTCGTGGAGCAAAACGTCGTCCAGGCGCTTGATCTCGCGTCGCGCGCGTACGTTATAAGCGAAGGACGGACGGTAATGGAAGGCGCGGCGGCCGAGATTCGCGCGAATGAAGACGTGAAGCGCCGCTTCCTAGGAGAGGTTTGA